In a single window of the Zea mays cultivar B73 chromosome 5, Zm-B73-REFERENCE-NAM-5.0, whole genome shotgun sequence genome:
- the LOC100191397 gene encoding pentatricopeptide repeat-containing protein At4g20770 isoform X1, producing the protein MANLAAQLAAVLQACIKRSGGRKPSRSNAKAAHARVLAAGLAADTFLLNRLVELYSLSGLPCHALRAFRALPHPNVYSYNAAISAACRAGDLAAARDLLGRMPDRNAVSWNTVIAAVARSGSPGEALEMYQGMLQEGLAPTNFTLASVLSACGAVAALDDGRRCHGLAVKVGLDGHQFVENGLLGMYTKCGSVADAVRLFDGMPSPNEVSFTAMMGGLAQGGAVDDALRLFARMSRTGIRVDPVAVSSVLGACAQACAGDYNVARAIQLAQSIHALVVRKGFGSDQHVGNSLVDLYAKGMKMDEAIKVFESLSSVSIVSWNILITGYGQLGCYERAMEVLEFMQESGFEPNEVTYSNMLASCIKARDVPSARAMFDKIPKPSVTTWNTLLSGYGQEELHQETIDLFRRMQHQNVQPDRTTLAVILSSCSRLGNFELGKQVHSASVRLLLHNDMFVASGLIDIYSKCGQVGIALIIFNMMTERDVVCWNSMISGLAIHSLSEEAFDFLKQMRENGMFPTESSYASMINLCARLSSIPQGRQMHAQVLKDGYDQNVYVGCSLIDMYAKSGNMDDARLFFNCMIVKNLVAWNEMIHGYAQNGFGEKAVELFEYMLTTKQKPDSVTFIAVLTGCSHSGLVDEAVTFFNSMESNYGITPLVEHYTCLIDALARAARFAEVEAVIGKMPYKDDPILWEVLLAACVVHHNAELGEFSAKHLFRLDPKNPSPYVLLSNIYATLGRHGDASAVRALMSSRGVVKGRGYSWVNHKDGSRAFMVADDLGTDVGERTMFSDNGDTSGMTEVHIDETCAG; encoded by the coding sequence ATGGCCAACCTAGCGGCCCAGCTCGCTGCCGTGCTCCAGGCCTGCATCAAGCGTAGCGGTGGCCGCAAGCCCAGCCGCTCAAACGCCAAGGCCGCGCACGCGCGCGTCCTCGCCGCCGGCCTCGCCGCAGATACCTTCCTCCTCAACCGCCTCGTCGAGCTCTACTCCCTCTCGGGCCTGCCATGCCACGCGCTCCGCGCCTTCCGCGCGCTGCCCCACCCCAACGTCTACTCCTACAACGCCGCCATCTCAGCTGCCTGCCGCGCGGGGGACCTCGCCGCCGCCCGGGACCTGCTCGGCCGAATGCCCGACCGGAACGCCGTCTCCTGGAATACCGTCATCGCCGCCGTCGCGCGGTCGGGCTCCCCGGGGGAGGCGCTAGAGATGTACCAGGGGATGCTGCAGGAGGGCCTCGCGCCGACGAACTTCACGCTGGCCAGCGTGCTCAGCGCGTGCGGCGCCGTGGCCGCGCTCGACGACGGGAGGCGCTGCCATGGGCTCGCCGTCAAGGTCGGGCTCGACGGGCACCAGTTCGTCGAGAACGGGCTCCTCGGCATGTACACAAAGTGCGGGAGCGTCGCCGACGCGGTCAGGCTGTTCGACGGGATGCCTAGCCCGAACGAGGTGTCGTTCACGGCGATGATGGGCGGGTTGGCGCAGGGCGGGGCCGTCGACGATGCCCTCAGGTTGTTCGCGCGGATGAGCAGGACCGGGATTCGTGTTGATCCGGTAGCGGTCTCCAGTGTTCTCGGCGCCTGCGCGCAGGCCTGCGCTGGTGACTACAATGTCGCTCGTGCAATCCAGCTCGCACAGTCCATCCATGCATTGGTTGTCAGAAAAGGTTTTGGATCGGACCAACACGTGGGTAACTCGTTGGTTGATCTGTACGCGAAGGGCATGAAGATGGATGAGGCCATCAAAGTCTTTGAGTCGTTGTCCAGTGTTAGTATTGTTTCTTGGAACATTCTTATAACTGGGTATGGTCAGCTGGGATGCTATGAGAGGGCCATGGAAGTTCTTGAGTTTATGCAAGAGTCAGGCTTTGAGCCCAATGAGGTAACCTACAGTAACATGCTTGCTTCTTGTATTAAGGCAAGGGATGTTCCGTCTGCTCGTGCAATGTTTGACAAGATACCAAAGCCAAGTGTGACTACATGGAACACCCTATTATCTGGCTACGGCCAGGAGGAACTGCATCAAGAAACAATCGACTTGTTTAGGAGAATGCAACATCAAAATGTGCAGCCTGACCGGACAACTTTAGCTGTGATACTCAGTTCATGTTCTAGATTAGGAAATTTCGAACTGGGCAAGCAAGTGCATTCTGCTTCAGTAAGACTACTGCTTCATAATGACATGTTTGTTGCGAGTGGTCTGATAGATATATATTCAAAGTGTGGTCAGGTTGGCATCGCACTGATCATTTTCAACATGATGACCGAGAGAGATGTGGTATGCTGGAATTCCATGATCTCAGGTTTGGCTATCCATTCTTTGAGTGAAGAGGCCTTCGATTTCTTGAAGCAGATGAGGGAAAATGGGATGTTCCCCACAGAATCCTCTTATGCTAGTATGATCAATTTGTGTGCTAGATTGTCATCCATACCTCAAGGTAGGCAGATGCATGCACAGGTTCTGAAGGATGGTTATGATCAGAATGTATACGTTGGCTGTTCCCTGATCGACATGTATGCTAaatctggcaacatggatgatgcACGCCTTTTCTTTAACTGCATGATTGTGAAGAACTTAGTGGCATGGAATGAGATGATCCATGGATATGCCCAGAATGGTTTTGGAGAGAAAGCTGTGGAATTGTTTGAGTACATGCTAACCACAAAACAGAAGCCTGACAGTGTGACTTTCATTGCTGTACTGACAGGATGCAGTCACTCTGGGCTCGTTGATGAAGCAGTTACATTCTTTAATTCCATGGAGAGCAATTATGGGATTACACCATTAGTTGAGCATTACACTTGCCTGATAGATGCACTGGCGCGGGCTGCTCGTTTTGCTGAAGTTGAGGCAGTGATAGGTAAAATGCCATACAAGGATGATCCTATACTGTGGGAAGTTCTACTAGCTGCATGTGTTGTACATCACAATGCTGAGTTGGGGGAATTTTCTGCCAAGCATCTATTCCGCCTTGATCCAAAAAATCCATCACCTTATGTGCTTCTATCAAACATATATGCTACTTTGGGTAGACATGGTGATGCCTCAGCTGTTAGGGCGCTGATGAGTAGTCGCGGTGTTGTGAAAGGCCGCGGATACAGCTGGGTGAATCACAAGGATGGTTCTCGTGCCTTTATGGTAGCTGATGATCTTGGAACGGATGTTGGAGAACGCACAATGTTCAGTGATAATGGGGACACTTCTGGGATGACAGAAGTGCACATAGATGAAACCTGTGCTGGATGA
- the LOC100191397 gene encoding Pentatricopeptide repeat-containing protein At4g20770: MPDRNAVSWNTVIAAVARSGSPGEALEMYQGMLQEGLAPTNFTLASVLSACGAVAALDDGRRCHGLAVKVGLDGHQFVENGLLGMYTKCGSVADAVRLFDGMPSPNEVSFTAMMGGLAQGGAVDDALRLFARMSRTGIRVDPVAVSSVLGACAQACAGDYNVARAIQLAQSIHALVVRKGFGSDQHVGNSLVDLYAKGMKMDEAIKVFESLSSVSIVSWNILITGYGQLGCYERAMEVLEFMQESGFEPNEVTYSNMLASCIKARDVPSARAMFDKIPKPSVTTWNTLLSGYGQEELHQETIDLFRRMQHQNVQPDRTTLAVILSSCSRLGNFELGKQVHSASVRLLLHNDMFVASGLIDIYSKCGQVGIALIIFNMMTERDVVCWNSMISGLAIHSLSEEAFDFLKQMRENGMFPTESSYASMINLCARLSSIPQGRQMHAQVLKDGYDQNVYVGCSLIDMYAKSGNMDDARLFFNCMIVKNLVAWNEMIHGYAQNGFGEKAVELFEYMLTTKQKPDSVTFIAVLTGCSHSGLVDEAVTFFNSMESNYGITPLVEHYTCLIDALARAARFAEVEAVIGKMPYKDDPILWEVLLAACVVHHNAELGEFSAKHLFRLDPKNPSPYVLLSNIYATLGRHGDASAVRALMSSRGVVKGRGYSWVNHKDGSRAFMVADDLGTDVGERTMFSDNGDTSGMTEVHIDETCAG, translated from the coding sequence ATGCCCGACCGGAACGCCGTCTCCTGGAATACCGTCATCGCCGCCGTCGCGCGGTCGGGCTCCCCGGGGGAGGCGCTAGAGATGTACCAGGGGATGCTGCAGGAGGGCCTCGCGCCGACGAACTTCACGCTGGCCAGCGTGCTCAGCGCGTGCGGCGCCGTGGCCGCGCTCGACGACGGGAGGCGCTGCCATGGGCTCGCCGTCAAGGTCGGGCTCGACGGGCACCAGTTCGTCGAGAACGGGCTCCTCGGCATGTACACAAAGTGCGGGAGCGTCGCCGACGCGGTCAGGCTGTTCGACGGGATGCCTAGCCCGAACGAGGTGTCGTTCACGGCGATGATGGGCGGGTTGGCGCAGGGCGGGGCCGTCGACGATGCCCTCAGGTTGTTCGCGCGGATGAGCAGGACCGGGATTCGTGTTGATCCGGTAGCGGTCTCCAGTGTTCTCGGCGCCTGCGCGCAGGCCTGCGCTGGTGACTACAATGTCGCTCGTGCAATCCAGCTCGCACAGTCCATCCATGCATTGGTTGTCAGAAAAGGTTTTGGATCGGACCAACACGTGGGTAACTCGTTGGTTGATCTGTACGCGAAGGGCATGAAGATGGATGAGGCCATCAAAGTCTTTGAGTCGTTGTCCAGTGTTAGTATTGTTTCTTGGAACATTCTTATAACTGGGTATGGTCAGCTGGGATGCTATGAGAGGGCCATGGAAGTTCTTGAGTTTATGCAAGAGTCAGGCTTTGAGCCCAATGAGGTAACCTACAGTAACATGCTTGCTTCTTGTATTAAGGCAAGGGATGTTCCGTCTGCTCGTGCAATGTTTGACAAGATACCAAAGCCAAGTGTGACTACATGGAACACCCTATTATCTGGCTACGGCCAGGAGGAACTGCATCAAGAAACAATCGACTTGTTTAGGAGAATGCAACATCAAAATGTGCAGCCTGACCGGACAACTTTAGCTGTGATACTCAGTTCATGTTCTAGATTAGGAAATTTCGAACTGGGCAAGCAAGTGCATTCTGCTTCAGTAAGACTACTGCTTCATAATGACATGTTTGTTGCGAGTGGTCTGATAGATATATATTCAAAGTGTGGTCAGGTTGGCATCGCACTGATCATTTTCAACATGATGACCGAGAGAGATGTGGTATGCTGGAATTCCATGATCTCAGGTTTGGCTATCCATTCTTTGAGTGAAGAGGCCTTCGATTTCTTGAAGCAGATGAGGGAAAATGGGATGTTCCCCACAGAATCCTCTTATGCTAGTATGATCAATTTGTGTGCTAGATTGTCATCCATACCTCAAGGTAGGCAGATGCATGCACAGGTTCTGAAGGATGGTTATGATCAGAATGTATACGTTGGCTGTTCCCTGATCGACATGTATGCTAaatctggcaacatggatgatgcACGCCTTTTCTTTAACTGCATGATTGTGAAGAACTTAGTGGCATGGAATGAGATGATCCATGGATATGCCCAGAATGGTTTTGGAGAGAAAGCTGTGGAATTGTTTGAGTACATGCTAACCACAAAACAGAAGCCTGACAGTGTGACTTTCATTGCTGTACTGACAGGATGCAGTCACTCTGGGCTCGTTGATGAAGCAGTTACATTCTTTAATTCCATGGAGAGCAATTATGGGATTACACCATTAGTTGAGCATTACACTTGCCTGATAGATGCACTGGCGCGGGCTGCTCGTTTTGCTGAAGTTGAGGCAGTGATAGGTAAAATGCCATACAAGGATGATCCTATACTGTGGGAAGTTCTACTAGCTGCATGTGTTGTACATCACAATGCTGAGTTGGGGGAATTTTCTGCCAAGCATCTATTCCGCCTTGATCCAAAAAATCCATCACCTTATGTGCTTCTATCAAACATATATGCTACTTTGGGTAGACATGGTGATGCCTCAGCTGTTAGGGCGCTGATGAGTAGTCGCGGTGTTGTGAAAGGCCGCGGATACAGCTGGGTGAATCACAAGGATGGTTCTCGTGCCTTTATGGTAGCTGATGATCTTGGAACGGATGTTGGAGAACGCACAATGTTCAGTGATAATGGGGACACTTCTGGGATGACAGAAGTGCACATAGATGAAACCTGTGCTGGATGA